One Persicobacter psychrovividus DNA window includes the following coding sequences:
- a CDS encoding pitrilysin family protein gives MKEYDILELPNGIRVVHKEVTHTKVVHCGFVLDTGSRDELAHELGIAHFWEHMAFKGTKNRRAFHILNRLEAVGGELNAYTTKEKVCFYASVLDEHFGKAFELLTDITFNSTFPEKEIVKERNVILEEMAMYHDTTEDAIQDHFDELVFPEHPLGYNILGTTDSIAQFQQDDFLKFIDRTMDPEHLIFSSIGNIPAKKVFDMAKRYLGDLRPKGTKLDRQPPSLYEPKRLVVERRDITQAHSVMGMPAPHFDHPKRLAFFMLVNLLGGPSLNSRLNLSLREKYGLVYSIEASFTPYTDAGQLGFFFATDPASLKRAEALVIKELRLLKSKKLGPLQLRQTKEQLVGQLAMGEENNMGLMLSVAKVLLDQNRIEPFDQLIKSIRAVTAEELMAVANEFLVEEQFSYLTYKPA, from the coding sequence ATGAAAGAGTACGATATTTTAGAGCTCCCTAATGGGATTCGGGTGGTGCACAAAGAAGTGACCCACACCAAGGTGGTCCATTGCGGATTTGTTTTGGATACAGGCAGCAGAGATGAATTGGCCCATGAGTTGGGAATTGCCCACTTTTGGGAGCATATGGCCTTTAAAGGGACTAAAAATCGACGCGCATTTCACATTCTCAACAGGCTGGAAGCAGTAGGAGGAGAGTTGAACGCTTACACCACCAAAGAAAAAGTTTGCTTTTATGCCTCCGTACTGGATGAGCATTTTGGCAAAGCCTTTGAATTGCTGACCGATATTACCTTTAATTCTACATTCCCTGAAAAGGAAATCGTCAAGGAAAGGAATGTGATTCTGGAAGAAATGGCGATGTATCACGATACCACCGAAGATGCCATTCAGGATCATTTCGATGAACTCGTTTTCCCTGAACATCCCCTGGGCTATAATATCCTTGGAACGACAGACAGTATTGCACAATTTCAGCAAGATGATTTTCTGAAGTTTATCGACAGGACCATGGATCCTGAGCACCTGATTTTCTCCAGTATTGGGAATATTCCCGCAAAGAAAGTTTTTGATATGGCCAAGCGTTACCTCGGGGATTTACGCCCCAAAGGAACCAAGCTTGACCGACAGCCGCCTTCGCTATATGAACCCAAGCGACTGGTGGTAGAAAGAAGGGATATTACACAGGCACATAGCGTAATGGGAATGCCCGCCCCGCACTTTGATCACCCCAAAAGGCTCGCCTTTTTTATGTTGGTGAATTTGCTCGGTGGCCCAAGCCTGAACTCCCGATTGAATTTGAGCCTTCGGGAAAAATACGGCCTGGTATATTCTATTGAGGCAAGTTTTACGCCTTATACCGATGCTGGACAGTTGGGCTTCTTTTTTGCTACTGATCCTGCAAGCCTCAAAAGGGCGGAAGCACTGGTGATTAAAGAGCTCCGATTGCTGAAAAGTAAAAAGCTGGGGCCGCTGCAGTTGCGTCAGACCAAAGAGCAACTGGTGGGACAATTGGCCATGGGCGAGGAAAATAATATGGGCTTGATGCTCAGTGTGGCAAAAGTGTTGCTCGATCAGAATAGAATTGAGCCTTTTGATCAGCTGATAAAAAGCATCAGGGCAGTAACGGCAGAAGAATTAATGGCGGTAGCCAATGAGTTCCTTGTAGAGGAGCAGTTCAGCTACCTGACCTACAAACCTGCATAG
- a CDS encoding O-methyltransferase: MEFLDPELQAYCDAHTNEEPQVLKELDRDTNVNVLMPRMLSGHFQGRFLSLFTQILNPKRILEIGTFTGYSGIAMAEGLREDGELVTVDINEELSDMVREYAEKAGVADRITIRTGPALEVIPTLDGTFDLIFIDADKSNYGNYYEAVIERLNPGGIILADNVLWSGKVLEKNRKKLDKDTAAVLEFNRKVQEDPRVDNILLPLRDGLMMARKK; the protein is encoded by the coding sequence ATGGAGTTTTTAGATCCTGAATTACAGGCGTATTGCGATGCGCACACGAATGAAGAACCGCAAGTCCTTAAAGAACTTGATCGGGATACAAATGTGAATGTACTGATGCCCCGAATGCTTTCAGGGCATTTTCAAGGGCGGTTTTTGAGTCTGTTTACCCAGATTTTAAATCCAAAACGCATATTAGAGATTGGCACCTTTACGGGCTATTCAGGGATTGCGATGGCCGAAGGGCTTCGTGAGGATGGCGAGTTGGTAACGGTGGACATCAATGAGGAGCTAAGTGATATGGTTCGTGAATATGCCGAGAAAGCGGGCGTGGCGGATCGCATCACGATACGCACTGGGCCCGCTCTGGAAGTTATTCCAACCTTGGATGGGACTTTTGATCTCATTTTTATTGATGCTGACAAAAGTAACTATGGCAATTATTACGAAGCCGTGATTGAACGACTGAACCCTGGTGGGATTATTCTGGCAGACAATGTACTGTGGAGTGGCAAGGTGCTGGAGAAAAATCGTAAAAAGCTCGATAAAGATACCGCAGCGGTGCTCGAATTCAACCGAAAAGTTCAGGAAGACCCGCGGGTAGATAATATTTTATTACCCCTTCGGGATGGCCTGATGATGGCCCGAAAAAAATAA